A region of Anopheles merus strain MAF chromosome 2R, AmerM5.1, whole genome shotgun sequence DNA encodes the following proteins:
- the LOC121589194 gene encoding uncharacterized protein LOC121589194, with translation MCATYESDLHFDDLPFELVCEIFDYLPLRDVKTASSVCQRWNAIIFSEVYIHRFHLQLNLDYSLPVLKQMAQLLEASDREYYSVVLRANLGSPLTDARLRIVKLMIRLLASRSESLYFNMADFRIESCVSERLLRGRKLQVIDTRAKYIPLGMGLKESMLAAICEYAVELVDLVIAEMNINNPKALVPLSSLKHLKLLLISDYYPYVKPPEPPINLPGLENLSLIKVTDESCHYFRVDNLKRFFIHSTGTDAPRTMDFITQNITQVSRLCLHFTARSIQAEVIFGWLDRFPNLLALELAGVALPGDVLKELSPANRLQKLIFVSCHLETLQLDGLLEKLAKLRLLCFDGCSLFHKQSGFHPVHYDDIEGLRQRLPHCRIMLDYD, from the exons ATGTGCGCCACATACGAAAGTGACCTCCATTTCGATGATCTTCCTTTCGAG TTGGTTTGCGAAATATTTGACTATCTGCCCCTGCGGGATGTCAAAACGGCCTCGTCCGTGTGCCAGCGCTGGAATGCCATCATCTTCTCGGAGGTGTACATTCACCGGTTTCACCTGCAGCTAAATCTCGACTACTCCCTCCCCGTGCTGAAGCAGATGGCCCAGCTGCTCGAGGCTAGTGACCGCGAGTACTACAGCGTAGTGCTGCGGGCCAACCTTGGCAGCCCGCTGACGGACGCACGGTTGCGAATAGTGAAGCTGATGATACGTCTGTTGGCGTCTCGCTCCGAGTCGCTGTACTTTAACATGGCTGACTTTAGAATAGAGTCGTGCGTTTCCGAACGGTTGTTGAGGGGCCGCAAGCTACAGGTCATCGACACCCGGGCCAAGTACATACCGCTCGGGATGGGCTTGAAGGAGTCGATGCTGGCCGCAATCTGCGAGTATGCGGTCGAGCTGGTGGATCTGGTCATTGCCGAGATGAACATCAACAACCCGAAGGCGCTCGTACCGCTGTCCTCGCTCAAGCatctgaagctgctgctgatcaGTGACTACTACCCGTACGTGAAACCGCCGGAACCGCCAATCAATCTGCCGGGCCTCGAGAACCTGTCATTGATCAAGGTGACAGATGAATCGTGCCATTACTTTCGGGTGGACAACCTGAAGCGCTTCTTCATCCACTCTACCGGCACGGATGCACCGCGCACGATGGACTTTATCACGCAGAACATAACGCAAGTGAGCCGGCTGTGTTTGCACTTTACCGCACGCTCCATCCAGGCCGAGGTGATCTTTGGGTGGCTAGATCGATTCCCGAACCTACTGGCATTGGAGCTCGCGGGCGTGGCACTACCCGGAGACGTTCTGAAGGAGCTCAGCCCGGCTAATCGTTTACAGAAGCTTATATTTGTGTCCTGTCATTTGGAAACGCTGCAGCTGGACGGTTTACTCGAGAAGCTGGCCAAGCTGCGATTGCTGTGCTTCGATGGATGCTCCCTGTTCCACAAGCAGTCGGGTTTCCATCCCGTCCACTACGACGACATTGAGGGACTCCGGCAGCGACTGCCACACTGTCGGATCATGCTGGACTACGATTGA